The Ziziphus jujuba cultivar Dongzao chromosome 7, ASM3175591v1 genome includes a region encoding these proteins:
- the LOC107424112 gene encoding nuclear transcription factor Y subunit A-3 — MKPVFLLSNSNITSSSSQVGHSNLMAHSPYAYTDPYYGGLLTAYGPQFLPQMVGVAPSRVPLPFDLAEDGPIYVNAKQYHGILRRRQSRAKLEAKNRLIKTRKPYLHESRHIHALNRVRGSGGRFLSNKKLQQADSNHATTMNSEKLQKDTSETQIHQSGFSEYASIVATHSDITSASDGSTMFQRSDHELPDVSPHMGGALQCSGRLLHGRTTQHRGSIVR; from the exons ATGAAGCCAGTATTCTTGTTGAGTAATTCCAACATCACGTCCAGTTCTTCACAAGTTGGTCACAGTAATTTAATG GCTCATTCCCCATACGCCTACACCGATCCTTACTATGGTGGGTTATTGACTGCATATGGACCACagtttctt CCTCAGATGGTGGGGGTAGCACCTTCACGAGTCCCATTGCCATTTGATCTTGCAGAGGATGGACCCATCTATGTCAATGCGAAACAGTACCACGGAATCCTCAGAAGAAGACAGTCACGTGCAAAGCTAGAGGCAAAAAATAGACTCATCAAAACTCGAAAG CCATATCTTCACGAGTCTCGCCATATTCATGCATTGAATAGGGTTAGGGGATCCGGAGGACGGTTTCTCAGCAATAAGAAGCTCCAACAGGCTGATTCCAATCATGCCACGACTATGAACTCGGAAAAGTTACAGAAAGACACATCAGAAACTCAAATCCACCAATCCGGGTTCAGCGAATATGCAAGTATTGTTGCAACCCACTCTGACATCACAAGTGCTTCTGATGGCAGTACCATGTTTCAGCGGTCGGATCATGAGTTACCAGACGTTTCTCCCCACATGGGTGGAGCCCTGCAATGCAGTGGGAGGCTTTTGCATGGCAGAACCACCCAGCACCGTGGTTCGATTGTCCGGTGA